The sequence TGCGACCAAATACGGTTCTATAGATAGCGAATTTATTGTTCCGGGAGAAAAAGAACCCATTAAGGTTCCTGAAGGTATTGCACATTTTTTAGAGCATAAGCTGTTTGAAGAAGAATTCGGCAACATATTTGATAAATTTGCTGAACTGGGGGCTTCCGCAAATGCTTATACTAATTATACAAATACGGCCTATCTTTTTTCATGCACAGATAAATTTGAACAAAATCTTGAACTCCTGATAGATTTCGTTCAGAGGCCGTATTTTACTGAAGAGAATGTAGAAAAGGAAAAGGGGATAATACAGCAGGAACTTAGGATGTACAGGGATGATCCGAACTGGATGGTATTTTTAAATCTTTTAAAAGCACTTTACAAAAAACATCCGGTGAGGAATGATATAGGAGGGACGATTGAATCTATACAATATATAGATGTAGATACGTTGTATAAGTGTTATAATACGTTTTATCATCCTGAAAATATGGTTTTATTTGCTGTCGGAGATTTTAACCCAGAAGCCATATTTGAGCTAATAAAAAGCAATTTTGATAAGAGGGAATACAAACCCCAGGGAGAGATAAAAAGGATATATCCGGATGAGCCGGAAGAAATAAACGAAGATATAATAGTCCAAAAGCTTTCTGTATCAGAACCTCTAATCAACTTAGGGTTTAAAGACAGAGACATAGGCTATCAGGGAGAAAAGCTGTTTAAAAAAGA is a genomic window of Koleobacter methoxysyntrophicus containing:
- the yfmH gene encoding EF-P 5-aminopentanol modification-associated protein YfmH encodes the protein MIGEEIYSQKLQCGLPVYLLPKKGYKKKFAVYATKYGSIDSEFIVPGEKEPIKVPEGIAHFLEHKLFEEEFGNIFDKFAELGASANAYTNYTNTAYLFSCTDKFEQNLELLIDFVQRPYFTEENVEKEKGIIQQELRMYRDDPNWMVFLNLLKALYKKHPVRNDIGGTIESIQYIDVDTLYKCYNTFYHPENMVLFAVGDFNPEAIFELIKSNFDKREYKPQGEIKRIYPDEPEEINEDIIVQKLSVSEPLINLGFKDRDIGYQGEKLFKKDIMTRILLDILLGRSSDLYRELYEDGLIDDRFHIDFEGQRDYGFCVLGGPTKDPETLHRKILNGLTKYKDSSLNEETFARIKKKKIGNYVKGFNSPEFIASAFISYYFSDIDIMKYIDVLNRITFEDIKSRFDTLIDPAYHSCSIIYPSS